A DNA window from Paenibacillus andongensis contains the following coding sequences:
- the purR gene encoding pur operon repressor gives MKKLKRSARLVEMTQYLLFRPHSLIPLTTFAERYNSAKSSISEDLAIIKEVFEEEGLGELNTLAGAAGGVKFSPKVPKEVSLKFIQSLCLQLQQPERILPGGYLYMSDIMGQPQYLNEIGKTFASAFADRDIDVIMTVETKGIPLAYATATYMNLPVVIVRRDSRVTEGSAVSINYVSGSNKRIQTMSLARRALKEESKVLIIDDFMHVGGTIHGMMDLLAEFKASVQGVGVFMESCEVEEHLVDHYVSLARLYGVDSKTKQITVEPGNYFDSKKGDS, from the coding sequence ATGAAAAAGTTGAAAAGGAGCGCTAGGCTGGTGGAAATGACGCAATATTTGTTATTCCGCCCCCATTCGTTAATCCCTTTAACGACTTTTGCCGAGCGTTACAACTCTGCTAAATCCTCCATAAGTGAAGATTTAGCGATCATCAAGGAAGTATTTGAAGAAGAAGGACTAGGCGAGCTGAATACTCTTGCGGGCGCCGCCGGAGGTGTGAAATTTTCACCAAAAGTGCCTAAAGAAGTATCACTGAAATTTATTCAGAGCCTTTGTTTACAACTGCAGCAACCAGAACGGATTCTTCCAGGCGGATATTTGTATATGTCAGATATTATGGGGCAGCCTCAATATTTGAATGAAATTGGCAAGACGTTTGCATCTGCTTTCGCTGATCGTGATATTGATGTAATTATGACGGTAGAGACGAAAGGCATTCCGCTCGCGTATGCGACGGCAACTTATATGAATTTGCCCGTTGTGATTGTCCGCAGGGATAGTCGAGTAACGGAAGGATCAGCGGTTAGCATCAACTATGTTTCAGGATCCAACAAGCGGATCCAGACGATGTCACTGGCGAGGCGTGCTTTGAAAGAAGAGTCCAAGGTGCTTATCATTGATGATTTCATGCATGTTGGCGGTACGATTCACGGTATGATGGATTTGTTAGCGGAATTCAAAGCCTCTGTTCAAGGGGTTGGTGTATTCATGGAGTCTTGTGAGGTTGAAGAGCATTTGGTTGATCACTATGTATCGCTTGCTCGTTTATATGGCGTAGATTCCAAGACCAAACAAATCACCGTAGAGCCAGGCAACTATTTTGACAGTAAAAAAGGAGATTCGTAA
- the ispE gene encoding 4-(cytidine 5'-diphospho)-2-C-methyl-D-erythritol kinase, translated as MKIFEKAPAKINLSLDVLHKRSDGYHEVEMVMTMVDLADRIEMQELSRDTIIISSQAGYIPLDEKNLAFQAARLIKDRYDVKQGVYIHLDKQIPVAAGLAGGSSDAAATLRGLNRLWDLNIPMEELQVLGAELGSDVPFCVTGGTAVARGRGEKLEPIVSPPQCWVVLAKPPINVSTSEIYSKLNAREIKHHPSTEGVLNAIREKRFDQLCGSLGNVLEEVTLDLYPEVRHLKECMQRLGADGVLMSGSGPTVFGLVSKEAKVPRIYNGLRGFCKDVYAVRMLT; from the coding sequence ATGAAGATTTTTGAAAAAGCACCGGCTAAAATCAATTTATCCCTTGATGTTTTACATAAAAGATCGGACGGTTACCATGAAGTTGAGATGGTCATGACGATGGTAGATCTAGCAGATCGGATCGAAATGCAGGAGCTTTCGCGGGACACCATCATCATATCCAGTCAGGCGGGGTATATTCCGCTGGATGAGAAGAACTTAGCCTTTCAGGCAGCACGCCTTATTAAGGATCGCTACGACGTCAAACAGGGCGTCTACATCCATTTGGACAAGCAGATCCCCGTGGCAGCGGGTCTAGCAGGGGGCAGCAGCGATGCGGCAGCGACGCTTAGAGGTTTGAATCGGCTTTGGGACTTAAACATCCCTATGGAAGAGCTGCAGGTGCTTGGAGCGGAGCTTGGCTCGGATGTACCCTTCTGTGTAACGGGAGGCACGGCTGTCGCGAGAGGGCGTGGAGAGAAGCTGGAGCCTATCGTCTCGCCGCCTCAGTGCTGGGTCGTACTGGCGAAGCCGCCCATTAATGTGTCCACATCGGAGATTTACAGCAAGCTGAATGCACGCGAGATTAAGCATCATCCTTCGACGGAAGGTGTGCTGAACGCGATTCGGGAGAAGCGATTCGATCAACTTTGCGGAAGCCTCGGCAATGTGCTTGAAGAAGTGACGCTGGACCTTTATCCCGAGGTGAGACATCTCAAAGAATGCATGCAGAGGCTTGGTGCGGATGGTGTACTGATGTCGGGCAGCGGGCCGACGGTATTCGGTCTCGTATCCAAGGAAGCGAAGGTACCCCGGATTTATAATGGGCTTCGTGGGTTTTGTAAGGATGTTTACGCAGTGCGGATGTTGACGTAA
- a CDS encoding RidA family protein, with the protein MELISTTAAPAAIGPYSQAVKLGNLLFTSGQIPLGLDGQIVEGGIKEQAHQVFANLKGVLEAAGSSFDQVVKATVFLKDMNQFAELNEIYGSYFGDHKPARSTVEVARLPRDVFVEIELIAVISVEI; encoded by the coding sequence ATGGAACTTATTTCAACAACAGCAGCACCAGCTGCAATCGGACCTTACTCGCAAGCGGTAAAGCTAGGAAACCTTCTCTTTACTTCTGGACAAATTCCACTTGGCTTGGATGGACAGATTGTAGAGGGCGGAATTAAGGAACAAGCTCATCAAGTGTTCGCGAATTTGAAGGGTGTGCTGGAAGCGGCAGGCTCATCATTCGATCAAGTTGTGAAAGCGACGGTTTTTTTGAAGGATATGAATCAGTTTGCAGAACTAAATGAAATTTATGGTTCATACTTCGGAGATCATAAACCGGCTAGATCCACTGTCGAAGTGGCCAGATTACCCCGCGATGTTTTTGTCGAAATCGAGTTAATTGCTGTGATTTCTGTCGAAATTTAA
- a CDS encoding peptidylprolyl isomerase yields the protein MVALLLAFSVLSACGSKKEGAATASPSTSPSATAATAGNPSDVIATYKEGGKITRGEFNSFISVNKMFSPQLAQFMTDPAFQQDMLKQMVTFRVLSAKADDKVKADADKQVTEQMKAITDYFGKQEGGMDKQLKDNGIELKDIESLMKMSFYTMGSMESKITDQAVQDAYKEQAATHAFDIATVSHILISLKDAATQKDLRTKDEALARAKEVKGKLDKGGDFAALAKEYSDDPGSKDAGGTYKDADINQWVPEFKQAASTLPLNTISDPVESSFGYHVMKVESRSTKPLDDTLKTQIKSQLAEKSLSEFAEKEYPNLIQTNNLPKPEASPAPASSPAASPAASPAASPAAK from the coding sequence ATGGTAGCATTGCTCCTTGCATTTTCAGTCTTAAGCGCATGTGGAAGTAAAAAGGAAGGTGCAGCGACGGCTTCACCTTCAACTTCACCTTCTGCTACTGCAGCAACTGCCGGTAATCCGAGTGATGTGATTGCTACGTATAAAGAGGGCGGTAAAATTACACGCGGAGAGTTTAACTCTTTCATCAGTGTGAACAAAATGTTCTCACCGCAGCTGGCGCAATTCATGACAGACCCAGCTTTTCAACAAGATATGTTGAAGCAAATGGTAACTTTCCGTGTGCTGTCGGCTAAAGCGGATGATAAAGTGAAAGCTGATGCTGACAAACAAGTGACAGAACAAATGAAAGCCATCACGGATTACTTCGGTAAGCAAGAAGGCGGAATGGACAAGCAGTTAAAAGACAATGGTATCGAGCTTAAAGATATCGAGTCATTAATGAAAATGAGCTTCTATACGATGGGCAGCATGGAGAGCAAAATCACTGATCAAGCTGTTCAGGATGCCTACAAAGAACAAGCAGCTACTCATGCTTTTGATATTGCAACAGTTAGCCACATTCTGATCTCCTTGAAGGATGCGGCTACACAAAAAGATTTACGTACTAAAGATGAAGCTTTGGCAAGAGCCAAAGAAGTGAAAGGGAAACTGGATAAAGGCGGCGATTTCGCAGCACTTGCGAAAGAATATTCCGACGATCCAGGCTCCAAAGATGCTGGCGGTACGTATAAAGATGCAGACATCAATCAATGGGTGCCTGAATTCAAGCAAGCAGCTAGTACGCTTCCTTTGAACACAATCAGTGATCCGGTTGAATCCTCTTTTGGTTACCACGTGATGAAAGTAGAGTCCAGAAGCACGAAGCCACTGGATGATACGCTCAAAACACAAATCAAATCTCAGCTTGCGGAGAAATCCCTGTCTGAATTTGCGGAGAAAGAATATCCGAACTTGATTCAAACCAACAATCTGCCGAAACCGGAAGCGAGCCCAGCTCCAGCATCAAGTCCTGCTGCAAGTCCGGCAGCAAGCCCGGCGGCTAGTCCAGCTGCAAAGTAA
- the glmU gene encoding bifunctional UDP-N-acetylglucosamine diphosphorylase/glucosamine-1-phosphate N-acetyltransferase GlmU — translation MKLMGIVLAAGQGKRMKSKLYKVLHPVVGKPMVEHVVDTLQHIEVTRTLVIVGFGAEAVKGHLGDRVEYALQEQQLGTGHAVLQAKDALAEEEGMTVVICGDTPLISEATLTSAIELHELSGASATILTAKLDEPYGYGRIIRGEDGRVARIVEQKDSSSEEAAVQEINTGTYIFDNRKLFKALASVTNNNTQNEYYLTDVIGIMTGAGEVVQGYCMEDSAESIGVNDRVALAEAERLFKARINREHMLNGVTIVDPSNTYIEKDVTIGMDTVLLPGTILRGRTVIGEQCTIGPHTEIIDSTVRDEVTIKQSVLQEAYVDNEASVGPYAYLRPGANIGKQVKIGDFVEIKNATLGEGSKVSHLSYVGDAVVGTNVNIGCGAITVNYDGFNKSLTEIGDDAFVGSNVNLIAPVKIGKGAYVVAGSTITHSVDDGDLAIARERQSNKPGYADKIRARAKAKKESKKNKEISE, via the coding sequence TTGAAACTCATGGGGATTGTACTGGCGGCAGGACAAGGAAAACGCATGAAATCGAAGCTGTACAAGGTGCTTCATCCGGTTGTAGGTAAGCCAATGGTGGAACACGTTGTGGACACGCTGCAGCATATAGAAGTAACAAGAACATTGGTCATTGTTGGATTCGGGGCGGAAGCCGTGAAGGGACATCTGGGAGATCGCGTGGAGTATGCTTTACAGGAACAGCAGTTGGGCACGGGGCATGCTGTTCTTCAAGCGAAGGATGCTCTTGCCGAAGAGGAAGGGATGACGGTTGTCATTTGCGGCGATACACCGCTGATATCGGAAGCCACCTTGACGAGCGCCATTGAGCTGCATGAGCTGTCTGGAGCGTCTGCGACAATTCTGACAGCAAAACTCGATGAGCCTTATGGTTATGGACGTATTATTCGCGGAGAAGACGGCCGAGTAGCAAGGATTGTAGAGCAGAAGGACAGTAGCAGCGAGGAAGCGGCAGTTCAGGAGATCAACACAGGTACTTATATTTTCGATAATCGGAAACTATTCAAGGCCTTAGCGTCAGTTACGAACAATAATACGCAAAATGAATACTATCTGACCGATGTTATTGGGATTATGACAGGAGCTGGAGAAGTTGTTCAAGGCTACTGTATGGAAGACAGTGCAGAGTCAATCGGTGTGAACGATCGTGTTGCACTTGCTGAAGCCGAGCGGTTGTTTAAAGCACGTATCAACCGTGAACACATGCTGAACGGGGTTACCATTGTAGATCCATCTAATACGTACATTGAAAAAGATGTTACCATCGGTATGGATACGGTGCTGCTGCCGGGCACTATTTTGCGGGGGCGCACGGTGATTGGGGAACAATGTACAATTGGACCGCATACGGAAATTATCGACTCGACGGTTAGAGATGAGGTTACGATTAAACAATCCGTCCTTCAGGAAGCCTATGTGGATAATGAAGCTAGCGTAGGGCCGTATGCTTATTTGAGACCTGGCGCTAATATTGGGAAGCAAGTGAAAATTGGCGACTTTGTTGAGATTAAGAATGCGACGCTAGGTGAGGGTTCGAAAGTTTCTCATTTAAGCTATGTAGGGGATGCGGTTGTTGGTACGAATGTGAACATCGGCTGCGGCGCCATTACCGTGAACTATGACGGATTCAATAAGAGTTTAACGGAGATTGGCGATGATGCCTTTGTGGGCAGTAATGTGAATTTGATTGCTCCTGTGAAAATTGGCAAGGGCGCTTATGTCGTTGCAGGCTCCACTATTACACATTCCGTAGATGATGGCGATCTAGCGATTGCCCGCGAGAGACAATCCAACAAGCCGGGCTATGCTGATAAAATTAGAGCGCGAGCAAAAGCGAAGAAGGAAAGTAAAAAGAACAAAGAGATTAGTGAGTAA
- the mfd gene encoding transcription-repair coupling factor, producing MQALIQAFSTDSDFQTIVTGLRSDMKEQLVAGLTGSSRQVMIATLARELERPLFIVTHNMFAAQKIAEDLLECLSPGKVLLYPSQELLTTEEAASSPEMLAQRIDVLTKLAGGFRGVVIAPFAGVRRLLPLKQVFEEARVTVNVGDTVQLDELLATLSSLGYERVERVETKGEMSVRGGILDLFPLTSENAIRIELFDVEVDSIRTFDVSDQRSIDKLNAITIPPCREIQADRKRLQSAAQHAYELLQDQLEKMTDRSAKDKLLEGIGHDIELLREGQTFPGIYKYISLLYTERQTLMDYMPKDTVLIIDEPARLLETAKQLERDEAEWMMHALTEGKSLPAFVLSKSYESLLHRRPFPTLYVSLFLRQVAGIQPQNIVNFVCRVMQNFHGQMNLLKAEMERWKKNGSNVILLANGEDRAERVRRVLQDYQIDVPEIVDGNLQTGFEMPSIHLVVITEGEIFTQKQRKARKVEKKLENAERIKSYQELKVGDYVVHVNHGIGKYVGIGTLEVGGIHKDYLHIMYAGGDKLSVPIDQIDLIQKYVGSEEKEPKVYKLGGADWARVKSKARASVKDIADELIKLYAERQAATGYGFSKDSSYQNEFEAMFPYDETRDQLRAIEEIKGDMEKARPMDRLLCGDVGYGKTEVAVRAAFKAAIDGKQVAVLVPTTILAQQHYETFRERFSGYPFNVKVLSRFRSKKEQTEVMKGVKKGTVDVVIGTHRLLSQDVQFKDLGLLIVDEEQRFGVSHKEKLKRLKTNVDVLTLTATPIPRTLHMSMLGVRDLSVIETPPENRFPVQTYVVEYGPTLVREAIERELAREGQVYYLYNRVQGITQIADQISMMIPDARVTVAHGQMGEQELEKTILDFLDGEYDVLVSTSIIETGVDIPNVNTLIVHDADKMGLSQLYQLRGRVGRSNRVAYAYFTYQRDKVLTEVAEKRLQAIKEFTELGSGFKIAMRDLSIRGAGNLLGAEQHGFIASVGFDLYSQMLAEEIAKLKLEIDGEAVIPEPEWNTSIDIQLDAYLPSDYIYDSMQKIEIYKKVAAIRTLEEAADLHDELVDRFGDLPQAVFNLLSVARLKAYGSEYRIETISQKGDDYLIKVHIDQNGRLEGQKLIALSKGFDGRIKLNADPQLHIVIRCKGMKPEASIELVEKFLVQYKDVLKTKGELQDVAK from the coding sequence TTGCAAGCTTTAATTCAAGCTTTTTCTACGGATAGCGACTTTCAAACGATCGTGACAGGCCTCAGGTCCGATATGAAAGAGCAGCTCGTTGCCGGACTTACCGGTTCCTCCAGGCAAGTCATGATTGCCACTCTTGCCCGTGAGTTAGAGCGTCCGTTGTTCATTGTTACTCACAATATGTTCGCCGCTCAGAAAATAGCGGAGGATTTACTAGAATGTCTATCACCTGGTAAAGTGCTGCTCTACCCATCTCAAGAGCTTTTGACGACAGAAGAAGCGGCTTCCAGCCCTGAGATGCTAGCGCAGCGTATTGACGTTCTCACCAAGCTTGCTGGCGGCTTCCGTGGAGTTGTTATTGCCCCTTTTGCTGGTGTGCGACGACTGCTTCCGCTTAAGCAAGTATTCGAAGAAGCCCGCGTTACGGTCAACGTAGGGGATACTGTGCAGTTGGATGAGCTCCTAGCTACTTTATCCAGTCTGGGTTACGAGCGTGTGGAGCGGGTTGAGACCAAAGGTGAAATGAGTGTACGCGGCGGAATTCTGGATTTATTCCCACTAACGTCAGAGAACGCCATTCGGATTGAGTTGTTCGATGTCGAAGTCGACTCTATTCGTACTTTCGATGTAAGTGACCAACGTTCAATTGATAAATTAAACGCAATCACGATTCCTCCGTGTCGCGAGATTCAAGCGGATAGAAAGCGGTTACAATCGGCCGCCCAGCATGCCTATGAGCTGCTTCAAGATCAGTTGGAGAAAATGACGGACCGATCAGCCAAAGACAAGCTGCTCGAAGGCATCGGACATGATATTGAACTGCTTCGTGAAGGGCAGACGTTCCCTGGTATTTATAAATATATTTCGCTTTTATATACGGAAAGACAGACCCTCATGGACTACATGCCTAAGGATACTGTGCTGATCATCGACGAACCGGCTCGATTGCTGGAGACAGCAAAGCAGCTAGAACGCGACGAGGCAGAGTGGATGATGCATGCGCTGACAGAGGGGAAGAGCTTGCCGGCTTTTGTGCTGTCCAAATCGTATGAATCTCTGCTGCATCGCAGGCCTTTCCCGACCTTATATGTATCGTTATTTCTACGACAAGTGGCAGGAATTCAACCGCAAAATATCGTAAACTTCGTTTGCCGCGTCATGCAAAACTTCCACGGTCAAATGAATCTCCTCAAAGCGGAGATGGAACGCTGGAAGAAAAATGGAAGCAATGTCATTTTGCTGGCTAATGGAGAGGACCGCGCTGAACGTGTTCGTCGGGTGCTGCAGGACTACCAAATTGACGTTCCCGAAATCGTAGATGGCAATCTGCAAACTGGGTTTGAAATGCCTTCGATTCATTTGGTTGTTATCACGGAAGGCGAAATTTTCACACAGAAACAGCGTAAAGCGCGTAAGGTTGAGAAGAAGCTGGAGAACGCTGAGCGAATCAAAAGCTATCAAGAGCTTAAGGTCGGCGACTACGTTGTACACGTGAATCATGGGATCGGGAAGTATGTTGGGATCGGAACATTGGAAGTTGGCGGTATTCATAAGGATTACCTCCACATCATGTACGCTGGCGGCGATAAGCTGTCTGTACCGATTGACCAGATTGATTTGATTCAGAAATATGTAGGTTCTGAAGAGAAGGAACCGAAGGTTTATAAGCTCGGAGGCGCTGACTGGGCTAGAGTGAAGAGCAAGGCGCGGGCATCTGTTAAGGATATTGCCGATGAGCTGATCAAGCTCTATGCAGAGCGCCAAGCTGCAACTGGCTACGGATTCAGTAAAGACAGCTCTTATCAAAATGAATTCGAAGCGATGTTCCCTTACGATGAAACGCGGGATCAGCTTCGCGCGATCGAAGAAATTAAGGGGGACATGGAGAAAGCGCGTCCGATGGACCGTTTGCTCTGCGGCGACGTAGGCTACGGGAAGACGGAAGTTGCGGTACGCGCGGCCTTCAAGGCAGCGATTGACGGCAAACAGGTTGCTGTTTTGGTGCCGACGACGATTTTGGCTCAGCAGCATTACGAGACGTTCCGTGAGCGGTTCTCAGGCTATCCTTTTAATGTAAAAGTGTTAAGTCGTTTCCGCTCCAAGAAGGAGCAGACCGAAGTAATGAAAGGTGTCAAGAAAGGGACCGTTGACGTCGTTATTGGTACCCACCGCCTATTATCGCAGGACGTGCAGTTTAAAGATCTTGGACTCCTTATCGTCGATGAGGAGCAGCGTTTTGGCGTGTCCCACAAAGAGAAGCTGAAACGGCTCAAGACGAATGTGGACGTGCTCACACTGACGGCAACACCGATTCCGAGGACGTTACACATGTCCATGTTAGGTGTTCGTGATTTATCGGTCATCGAGACTCCGCCGGAAAATAGGTTCCCTGTCCAAACCTATGTGGTCGAGTACGGGCCAACGCTGGTTCGAGAGGCGATTGAGCGGGAATTAGCGCGTGAAGGTCAAGTGTATTATTTATATAACCGTGTACAAGGTATCACTCAGATCGCTGATCAAATTTCCATGATGATTCCGGATGCTCGCGTTACCGTGGCACATGGACAAATGGGCGAGCAGGAGCTGGAGAAGACGATCCTTGATTTCCTCGATGGCGAATACGATGTGCTAGTAAGCACGAGTATTATCGAGACGGGTGTCGATATTCCGAATGTTAACACACTGATTGTTCACGATGCGGATAAAATGGGGCTGTCCCAGCTGTATCAGCTGCGTGGACGAGTAGGACGATCTAATCGCGTAGCGTATGCTTACTTCACGTATCAACGGGATAAAGTGCTTACGGAAGTGGCGGAGAAACGCCTCCAAGCGATTAAAGAGTTTACAGAACTTGGATCAGGCTTTAAAATTGCGATGAGGGATTTATCGATTCGTGGCGCTGGCAACTTGCTTGGCGCTGAGCAGCATGGTTTCATTGCATCTGTCGGATTTGATTTGTACTCCCAAATGCTAGCGGAAGAAATTGCAAAGCTGAAACTAGAAATAGATGGGGAAGCCGTCATTCCAGAGCCGGAATGGAATACTTCCATCGATATACAATTGGATGCGTATTTACCATCCGACTACATCTACGACAGCATGCAAAAAATCGAAATTTACAAAAAAGTGGCCGCCATTCGAACGTTGGAAGAAGCCGCGGATCTGCATGATGAGCTAGTTGATCGCTTCGGTGATCTGCCGCAGGCCGTGTTCAACTTACTGTCAGTGGCTCGTTTGAAAGCATACGGTTCGGAGTACCGGATTGAAACGATCAGCCAAAAAGGGGATGATTACCTAATCAAGGTGCATATTGACCAGAATGGCAGGCTGGAAGGGCAGAAGCTTATTGCATTGTCCAAAGGCTTTGATGGTCGTATCAAGTTGAACGCGGACCCGCAGCTTCATATCGTTATTCGATGTAAAGGCATGAAACCAGAAGCTTCCATCGAATTGGTGGAGAAGTTTCTGGTACAATATAAGGATGTTCTGAAAACGAAAGGGGAATTACAGGATGTTGCCAAATGA
- the spoVT gene encoding stage V sporulation protein T — MKATGIVRRIDDLGRVVIPKEIRRTLRIREGDPLEIFVDRDGEVILKKYSPIGELGDFAKEYAESLFESTSHVALISDRDNIIAMAGGSKKDYFEKSVGSIVESCMENRKAILESGSGQFELIKDTNETFSSFVAAPIVAGGDPIGCVILLSKDENVKMGNMEVKMVETAAGFLAKQMEQ; from the coding sequence ATGAAAGCAACTGGAATTGTCCGTCGGATAGATGATTTAGGGAGAGTTGTGATTCCCAAGGAAATACGACGCACACTACGCATTCGCGAAGGTGACCCTTTGGAAATTTTCGTGGATCGAGATGGTGAAGTGATTCTTAAGAAGTATTCACCTATTGGTGAACTTGGTGATTTTGCCAAGGAGTATGCAGAATCATTATTTGAAAGCACAAGTCATGTGGCCCTGATCTCAGATCGAGACAACATTATTGCGATGGCTGGGGGGTCCAAGAAAGACTATTTCGAAAAGTCGGTTGGATCGATTGTTGAATCCTGTATGGAAAATCGTAAAGCAATCCTGGAAAGCGGCAGTGGACAATTTGAGCTTATTAAGGATACCAATGAAACGTTTTCTTCATTCGTGGCTGCTCCGATCGTAGCCGGCGGTGACCCTATTGGATGTGTCATTTTGCTCTCCAAAGATGAGAATGTGAAAATGGGGAATATGGAAGTTAAGATGGTGGAGACAGCGGCTGGATTTTTGGCAAAGCAGATGGAGCAATGA
- the pth gene encoding aminoacyl-tRNA hydrolase → MKCFIGLGNPGKQYEMNRHNVGFMAIDRFAAKWGITSFQNKSKGLLGEGVVNGTKVYLLKPMTYMNLSGESMRAFLDFYKAKLEDVTIVYDDMDTSFGQIRLRYQGSPGGHNGIKSIIQHAGTQSFNRIRVGVNRPAPGYNIADYVLSNFSKDEMKSIDEVLDLTCEAMLFSLSESFEKTMAKFNK, encoded by the coding sequence ATGAAATGTTTTATTGGACTGGGTAATCCGGGAAAACAATATGAGATGAATCGACACAATGTTGGTTTCATGGCCATTGACCGTTTTGCTGCCAAATGGGGTATTACTTCTTTTCAAAATAAAAGTAAGGGGCTTCTAGGCGAAGGTGTGGTGAATGGTACGAAGGTGTATTTGCTTAAACCGATGACTTATATGAATCTTTCGGGGGAATCCATGCGAGCGTTCTTGGACTTTTATAAAGCGAAACTGGAAGACGTGACGATCGTTTATGATGATATGGATACATCATTCGGTCAAATTCGACTCCGTTATCAAGGCAGCCCTGGCGGTCACAATGGGATTAAATCCATTATTCAGCACGCTGGAACGCAAAGCTTCAATCGCATTCGAGTGGGTGTGAACAGGCCTGCGCCCGGCTATAATATTGCCGATTATGTCTTATCTAACTTTTCCAAAGACGAGATGAAGTCGATTGATGAAGTGCTTGATCTCACCTGCGAAGCCATGCTGTTCAGTCTGAGTGAGTCATTCGAAAAGACGATGGCCAAGTTCAATAAATAA
- the spoVG gene encoding septation regulator SpoVG → MQITDVRLRRVNSEGRMKAIASITIDNEFVVHDIRVIDGNNGMFVAMPSKRTPDGEFRDIAHPISSTTREKIQAAVLAEYDRAAVEEEVIEEGA, encoded by the coding sequence GTGCAAATTACAGATGTAAGACTCCGCCGGGTCAACTCCGAGGGGAGGATGAAGGCGATTGCTTCCATTACCATTGATAACGAGTTCGTCGTTCATGACATACGTGTCATCGACGGTAATAATGGGATGTTCGTGGCTATGCCAAGCAAACGAACACCGGATGGTGAATTCCGTGATATCGCTCATCCGATTTCTTCCACAACACGCGAGAAAATTCAAGCGGCTGTCCTAGCTGAATACGATCGCGCAGCGGTAGAAGAAGAGGTAATTGAAGAAGGCGCATAA
- the veg gene encoding biofilm formation stimulator Veg — MAKNALLEIKRSLEPHVGQKIMLRANGGRRKTVERSGVLEETYPSVFIVKLDQESHAFKRVSYSYADILTESVEVTVCNDDGQVRITYIQH, encoded by the coding sequence ATGGCAAAAAATGCGCTGTTGGAGATCAAACGCAGTTTGGAGCCCCACGTTGGGCAGAAGATCATGTTAAGAGCGAATGGCGGCCGTCGAAAGACTGTCGAGCGTTCTGGAGTTTTAGAAGAAACCTACCCTTCTGTGTTTATTGTGAAATTAGATCAAGAATCCCACGCTTTCAAACGAGTGTCGTACAGCTACGCCGATATCCTTACCGAATCCGTTGAAGTTACCGTGTGTAATGACGATGGACAGGTTCGCATCACCTACATCCAACATTAG
- a CDS encoding anti-sigma-F factor Fin family protein: MMIKYICRHCHTFVGEINQSSITEQQLGFHFLTPDERRDIISYNTNGDVTVRVVCDYCREALDANPELSLLASPLQ, from the coding sequence ATTATGATTAAGTATATTTGCAGACATTGTCATACCTTTGTTGGGGAAATTAATCAAAGTTCGATCACGGAGCAGCAGTTAGGCTTCCATTTCTTGACCCCCGATGAGCGTAGAGATATAATATCGTATAACACGAATGGAGATGTTACGGTAAGGGTCGTTTGCGATTACTGTCGTGAGGCGTTAGATGCAAACCCAGAATTGTCCCTGCTGGCCAGTCCGTTGCAGTAA
- a CDS encoding 50S ribosomal protein L25: MAFSLKAESRKETTKSDIKQLRIQGRVPAVVYGEKIGSAVITVDQKELVALLRQNPHAIIDLDMPDGSGKQPVMINEIQRDKLKRERLLHIDFHQINMDEPVKTVVALEFIGEAEGAKEGGIVQIQMHELEIRCLPSQIPSSIKVDISNVGLGDNILVNQLSVPAGIEVKSESHDLVLTVLAPQKEIAVEEPANNEEKVGQAETSNEAATEEQPV, encoded by the coding sequence ATGGCATTTTCATTAAAAGCGGAATCCCGCAAAGAAACAACGAAATCGGATATTAAGCAGCTGCGTATCCAAGGTAGAGTGCCTGCAGTTGTATATGGCGAAAAGATAGGCTCTGCGGTTATTACGGTTGATCAGAAAGAATTAGTAGCGCTGCTGCGCCAAAATCCTCATGCTATTATTGATTTGGATATGCCAGACGGCAGTGGCAAGCAACCAGTTATGATCAACGAGATCCAGCGAGACAAATTAAAACGGGAGCGGCTGCTCCATATCGATTTTCATCAAATTAATATGGATGAGCCAGTTAAAACGGTTGTCGCCTTGGAATTTATTGGTGAGGCTGAGGGGGCCAAAGAAGGAGGCATTGTTCAGATTCAGATGCATGAGCTGGAGATACGGTGTTTACCAAGTCAGATACCAAGCTCGATCAAGGTGGACATTTCGAACGTCGGACTCGGAGACAACATACTAGTAAACCAACTCTCCGTCCCTGCGGGGATTGAAGTGAAGTCTGAGTCTCATGATTTGGTGCTTACGGTTCTTGCACCTCAGAAAGAAATTGCTGTAGAAGAGCCAGCCAATAATGAAGAAAAGGTTGGACAAGCGGAAACATCGAACGAGGCTGCGACTGAAGAACAACCGGTATAG